The DNA segment ATGTATAACTATTTAATTAAGCTAAGTCTTAACTCTGGTGATGAGTTAGAGGGCATCGCACTTGATGTCAAACGTAATGTAAATCGAGAAGAATGTGTAAAAGTTAAAGTTGATAATACAGATGTTCTTGTTGTTTTGGATTCAGTTTCTAAAATGGAAGTTCTTGTAGATAACCCCCACTTTAAGGTTGTAATTTTTAAATAATTTAAGGTGATTTGTTGCCTAACAAGCTGTTCAAGCAGGACAAATAAAGTTTGGTTTTTGTCACTGCGTTCATGATTTTAACCAAACTAAATTAGCCTTTTAGTATGGCGTTAGCTCTCCGGGGGAAGCATGGAAGAAGCAGGTAGTTCTCTTAGCCCAATCATAAGTGGATTGATTGGCGGACTCGTAGTCACATTAATGGTTATGTTTACAAAGAGTAAGAGCAAAAGAGTTGGTGATGTTCGTGAACTAACTTTTGGTTTTTTATTCAAAGCATTTTCATTTTTGTTGGTTCCATTTACAACTTTTGTTTTATACGCTATTTCTCAATCTTACGAAGGGCAAGAGATCGCAGCAGGCCTTGTAGGTTT comes from the Thalassotalea nanhaiensis genome and includes:
- a CDS encoding Rho-binding antiterminator, which codes for MISCEQHDYVEIACMYNYLIKLSLNSGDELEGIALDVKRNVNREECVKVKVDNTDVLVVLDSVSKMEVLVDNPHFKVVIFK